TCCACTCAAGGAGTTCTGGCAGCGGTTCGGCGGTCAGATCGAGGCCAACTGGGAGTCCGGCAAGCTCCGGCAGTTATCCAGTATGGGCCGCGAGCTACTCACCGAGCTGTCGGCCGACGTGGCTTGGAGCAACGAGGGGCTGTTCGCGTTCCTACAGGGACTTCGGTGGCTGTCCGAGCTGGACAGCTCGCGGATCAACGCTCCCGCGATCAAATGGGAGATCCAGTCATGACCGACCAATGGTACACCGGAAACGCGGCCGACGATGGAGACGAGCGTTGCTGCTGGATTCTCGGCAACTCCATCGCCGTCACTATCCGCTGGCCGTCACTGCCGAGCTGAGCGGCAGCAGCGTCGCGAGCAGCGCCGAGCCCTCTGCCTTGACCCGACTTACCTGGAGCGGGTCAAGTTCGTAAGTGCGTATTGTTCGTCTGTTTCAAGTTCGTACGGACCTACGCAGAAGTGCAAAGCCAACAGACTCGCCACTCAGCATCGGCGTCCATTGCTACCCTAAACGCGCGTGTTGCCAAAACTCCACTTGTCTCGTCAAGGGTGGCCCCTTCGGACCGCCTGCCTGCGCCGCCCGGCGAGAATCACCCGTCCGCCGCGCCTACGGAAGACGCAACTGGTCGTCGACTGGA
This portion of the Actinopolyspora lacussalsi genome encodes:
- a CDS encoding hypothetical protein (product_source=Hypo-rule applied) produces the protein MGRELLTELSADVAWSNEGLFAFLQGLRWLSELDSSRINAPAIKWEIQS
- a CDS encoding hypothetical protein (product_source=Hypo-rule applied); the protein is MTDQWYTGNAADDGDERCCWILGNSIAVTIRWPSLPS